Proteins co-encoded in one Brassica rapa cultivar Chiifu-401-42 chromosome A02, CAAS_Brap_v3.01, whole genome shotgun sequence genomic window:
- the LOC103850606 gene encoding exportin-7 isoform X1 — MQNSASLPMESLAQLEALCERLYNSQDSAERAHAENSLRCFSVNTDYISQCQYILDNSSKPYSLMLASSSLLKQVTDHTLPLNLRLDIRAYIVNYLATRGPKMQPFVIASLIQLLCRLTKFGWLDDDRFRDVVKESTNFLEQGSSDHYSIGLRILDQLVQEMNQPNPGLPSTRHRRVACNFRDQSLFQIFRIALTSLSYLRNDATGRLQELALSLSLRCVSFDFVGTSIDESTEEFGTVQIPTSWRSVLEDSSTLQIFFDYYGSTESPLSKEALECLVRLASVRRSLFTNDATRSTFLAHLMTGTREILQTGKGLADHDNYHVFCRLLGRFRLNYQLSELVKMDGYGEWIQLVAEFTLKSLQSWQWASSSVYYLLGMWSRLVASVPYLKGDSPSLLDEFVPKITEGFIISRFNSVQASVPDDDPTDHPLDKVEVLQDELDCFPYLCRFQYERTGTYIINTMEPLLQSYRERAHQQFADNSELTLIEAKLSWLVHIVAAIVKIKQCSGCSVETQEVLDAELSARVLQLVNVMDSGLHTQRYGEISKQRLDRAILTFFQNFRKSYVGDQAMHSSKQLYERLKELLGLHDHLVLLNLIVGKIATNLKCYAESEEVISHTLSLFLELASGYMTGKLLLKLDTVTFIISNHTREQFPFLEEYRCSRSRTTFYYTIGWLIFMEDSSIKFKTSMEPLLQVFRTLELTPDSMFRTDAVKFAVIGLMRDLRGITMATSSRRSYGLLFDWLYPAHMPLLLRGISHWFDTPEVTTPLLKFMAEFVHNKTQRLTFDSSSPNGILLFREVSKLIVAYGSRILALPNVADIYAYKYKGIWVSLTILSRALSGNYCNFGVFELYGDRALADALDIALKMTLAIPLADILAYRKLTKAYFGFVEVLCGSHITFILKLDTATFMHLVGSLESGLKGLDTSISSQCAVAVDNLATYYFNNITMGEAPTSPAAIRFAQHIADCPSLFPEILKTLFEIVLFEDCGNQWSLSRPMLSLILISEQIFSDLKAKILSSQPVDQHQRLSACFDSLMTDISRGLDQKNRDKFTQNLTLFRHEFRVK; from the exons ATGCAGA ATTCTGCGTCGTTACCGATGGAGAGCTTGGCGCAACTTGAGGCATTATGCGAGAGATTGTACAACTCACAGGATTCAGCTGAGAGGGCTCACGCTGAAAATAGTCTGAGATGCTTTTCCGTGAATACGGATTATATATCACAATGTCAATACATTCTCGACAATTCGTCAAAACCTTATTCCTTGATGCTCGCTAGCTCGAGTTTGTTGAAGCAAGTGACGGATCACACCCTGCCGCTGAATCTTCGCCTTGATATAA GGGCTTATATAGTGAATTATCTGGCTACAAGAGGACCGAAGATGCAACCATTTGTTATTGCTTCGCTCATTCAACTGCTTTGCCGGCTCACAAAGTTTGGATGGTTAGATGATGATAGATTCAGGGATGTGGTTAAGGAATCAACAAACTTCTTGGAACAG GGTTCCTCGGATCACTATTCTATTGGATTAAGAATTCTGGATCAACTTGTGCAGGAGATGAATCAG CCTAATCCAGGGCTGCCGTCCACACGTCACCGGAGGGTTGCCTGCAACTTTAGGGATCAATCCTTATTTCAAATATTCCGAATAGCTTTGACTTCATTAAGCTATCTGAGAAATGATG CTACTGGGCGTTTACAAGAATTGGCGCTTTCCCTTTCACTGAGGTGTGTATCGTTTGATTTCGTTGGAACTTCAATTGATGAAAGCACAGAAGAGTTTGGCACAGTTCAG ATTCCAACGTCGTGGAGGTCAGTATTGGAGGATTCCTCCACGCTGCAGATATTTTTCGATTATTATGGTAGTACAGAGTCACCTCTTTCGAAAGAG GCACTTGAGTGCTTGGTGCGATTGGCTTCTGTAAGACGTTCTCTGTTCACAAATGATGCTACCCGCTCTACGTTTTTAGCCCATTTGATGACTGGAACCAGAGAAATTCTTCAAACAGGAAAAG GTCTTGCTGATCATGATAATTACCATGTGTTCTGCCGTCTACTTGGGCGTTTTAGGTTGAATTACCAG CTTTCGGAGCTTGTGAAGATGGATGGCTACGGTGAGTGGATACAGTTGGTGGCAGAGTTTACACTAAAATCTCTCCAGTCATGGCAG TGGGCCAGCAGCAGCGTGTACTACCTTCTAGGAATGTGGTCCAGATTAGTAGCATCTGTCCCATACTTGAAGGGTGATTCACCAAGTCTACTAGATGAATTTGTACCTAAAATTACAGAAGGTTTTATCATCTCCAGATTCAATTCTGTGCAG GCTAGTGTCCCCGATGATGATCCGACTGATCATCCTTTGGATAAAGTTGAAGTTCTGCAGGATGAACTGGATTGCTTTCCTTACCTATGCAGATTTCAG TATGAAAGAACTGGCACGTATATAATAAACACAATGGAGCCTCTTCTGCAATCATATAGG GAAAGAGCGCACCAACAGTTTGCTGACAATTCCGAACTGACACTTATTGAAGCGAAATTGTCATGGCTTGTTCATATTGTTGCCGCTATTGTTAAAATCAAGCAGTGCAGCGGTTGTAG TGTGGAGACGCAAGAGGTGCTTGATGCTGAACTCTCTGCTCGTGTTTTGCAGCTAGTAAATGTTATGGACAGCGGACTGCACACACAG AGATATGGTGAAATAAGTAAACAAAGGCTTGATCGTGCCATTCTTACATTCTTCCAGAATTTCCGGAAGTCTTACGTTGGTGATCAGGCCATGCATTCATCAAAA CAGTTGTATGAAAGATTGAAAGAACTCCTTGGGCTCCACGATCATCTAGTGTTGCTGAACCTTATTGTTGGCAAGATTGCTACAAACTTAAAATGTTATGCAGAG AGTGAAGAAGTTATTAGTCACACGCTAAGTTTATTTCTGGAGTTGGCATCTGG ATATATGACCGGAAAGCTGCTTTTAAAGCTGGACACAGTGACCTTTATTATTTCTAACCACACA AGGGAGCAGTTTCCATTCTTAGAGGAGTACAGATGCTCTCGCAGCAGAACAACGTTTTACTACACAATTGGCTGGCTGATTTTCATGGAGGATAGCTCAATAAAGTTTAAAACTTCGATGGAACCACTTCTTCAG GTTTTCCGCACCCTGGAACTAACACCAGATTCCATGTTTCGCACTGATGCTGTGAAGTTCGCTGTGATCGGGTTGATGCGGGATTTAAGAGGAATTACAATGGCTACTAGCAG TCGGAGAAGCTATGGTCTTTTGTTTGACTGGCTCTATCCTGCACACATGCCACTTCTTTTGAGAGGGATCTCACATTGGTTCGACACACCAGAG GTTACGACTCCGTTGTTGAAGTTCATGGCTGAGTTTGTGCATAACAAAACCCAGCGCCTTActtttgattcttcttctccaaatGGCATCCTGCTTTTCCGGGAAGTCAGTAAATTGATTGTGGCTTATGGTTCAAGGATTTTAGCCCTTCCAAATGTTGCGGATATATACGCCTATAAATACAAGGGGATCTGGGTTTCACTGACTATTCTATCAAGAG CGCTTTCGGGGAATTATTGCAATTTTGGTGTGTTTGAACTCTATGGCGATCGGGCTCTTGCGGATGCACTTGATATCGCATTGAAGATGACCCTGGCAATACCCTTGGCCGATATATTAGCATATCGCAAG CTTACAAAGGCATACTTTGGATTCGTCGAGGTCCTGTGTGGCAGTCATATAACCTTTATATTGAAACTGGATACTGCCACTTTTATGCATCTCGTAGGCTCTCTTGAATCTGGACTCAAGGGGTTGGACACGAGTATTTCATCACAA TGTGCAGTAGCTGTAGATAATCTTGCTACGTATTATTTCAACAACATCACAATGGGTGAAGCACCTACTTCCCCAGCTGCTATTCGTTTTGCACAGCACATTGCAGACTGCCCTAGCTTGTTCCCCGAG ATATTGAAGACGCTGTTTGAAATAGTTTTGTTCGAAGATTGTGGC
- the LOC103850606 gene encoding exportin-7 isoform X3, translated as MESLAQLEALCERLYNSQDSAERAHAENSLRCFSVNTDYISQCQYILDNSSKPYSLMLASSSLLKQVTDHTLPLNLRLDIRAYIVNYLATRGPKMQPFVIASLIQLLCRLTKFGWLDDDRFRDVVKESTNFLEQGSSDHYSIGLRILDQLVQEMNQPNPGLPSTRHRRVACNFRDQSLFQIFRIALTSLSYLRNDATGRLQELALSLSLRCVSFDFVGTSIDESTEEFGTVQIPTSWRSVLEDSSTLQIFFDYYGSTESPLSKEALECLVRLASVRRSLFTNDATRSTFLAHLMTGTREILQTGKGLADHDNYHVFCRLLGRFRLNYQLSELVKMDGYGEWIQLVAEFTLKSLQSWQWASSSVYYLLGMWSRLVASVPYLKGDSPSLLDEFVPKITEGFIISRFNSVQASVPDDDPTDHPLDKVEVLQDELDCFPYLCRFQYERTGTYIINTMEPLLQSYRERAHQQFADNSELTLIEAKLSWLVHIVAAIVKIKQCSGCSVETQEVLDAELSARVLQLVNVMDSGLHTQRYGEISKQRLDRAILTFFQNFRKSYVGDQAMHSSKQLYERLKELLGLHDHLVLLNLIVGKIATNLKCYAESEEVISHTLSLFLELASGYMTGKLLLKLDTVTFIISNHTREQFPFLEEYRCSRSRTTFYYTIGWLIFMEDSSIKFKTSMEPLLQVFRTLELTPDSMFRTDAVKFAVIGLMRDLRGITMATSSRRSYGLLFDWLYPAHMPLLLRGISHWFDTPEVTTPLLKFMAEFVHNKTQRLTFDSSSPNGILLFREVSKLIVAYGSRILALPNVADIYAYKYKGIWVSLTILSRALSGNYCNFGVFELYGDRALADALDIALKMTLAIPLADILAYRKLTKAYFGFVEVLCGSHITFILKLDTATFMHLVGSLESGLKGLDTSISSQCAVAVDNLATYYFNNITMGEAPTSPAAIRFAQHIADCPSLFPEILKTLFEIVLFEDCGNQWSLSRPMLSLILISEQIFSDLKAKILSSQPVDQHQRLSACFDSLMTDISRGLDQKNRDKFTQNLTLFRHEFRVK; from the exons ATGGAGAGCTTGGCGCAACTTGAGGCATTATGCGAGAGATTGTACAACTCACAGGATTCAGCTGAGAGGGCTCACGCTGAAAATAGTCTGAGATGCTTTTCCGTGAATACGGATTATATATCACAATGTCAATACATTCTCGACAATTCGTCAAAACCTTATTCCTTGATGCTCGCTAGCTCGAGTTTGTTGAAGCAAGTGACGGATCACACCCTGCCGCTGAATCTTCGCCTTGATATAA GGGCTTATATAGTGAATTATCTGGCTACAAGAGGACCGAAGATGCAACCATTTGTTATTGCTTCGCTCATTCAACTGCTTTGCCGGCTCACAAAGTTTGGATGGTTAGATGATGATAGATTCAGGGATGTGGTTAAGGAATCAACAAACTTCTTGGAACAG GGTTCCTCGGATCACTATTCTATTGGATTAAGAATTCTGGATCAACTTGTGCAGGAGATGAATCAG CCTAATCCAGGGCTGCCGTCCACACGTCACCGGAGGGTTGCCTGCAACTTTAGGGATCAATCCTTATTTCAAATATTCCGAATAGCTTTGACTTCATTAAGCTATCTGAGAAATGATG CTACTGGGCGTTTACAAGAATTGGCGCTTTCCCTTTCACTGAGGTGTGTATCGTTTGATTTCGTTGGAACTTCAATTGATGAAAGCACAGAAGAGTTTGGCACAGTTCAG ATTCCAACGTCGTGGAGGTCAGTATTGGAGGATTCCTCCACGCTGCAGATATTTTTCGATTATTATGGTAGTACAGAGTCACCTCTTTCGAAAGAG GCACTTGAGTGCTTGGTGCGATTGGCTTCTGTAAGACGTTCTCTGTTCACAAATGATGCTACCCGCTCTACGTTTTTAGCCCATTTGATGACTGGAACCAGAGAAATTCTTCAAACAGGAAAAG GTCTTGCTGATCATGATAATTACCATGTGTTCTGCCGTCTACTTGGGCGTTTTAGGTTGAATTACCAG CTTTCGGAGCTTGTGAAGATGGATGGCTACGGTGAGTGGATACAGTTGGTGGCAGAGTTTACACTAAAATCTCTCCAGTCATGGCAG TGGGCCAGCAGCAGCGTGTACTACCTTCTAGGAATGTGGTCCAGATTAGTAGCATCTGTCCCATACTTGAAGGGTGATTCACCAAGTCTACTAGATGAATTTGTACCTAAAATTACAGAAGGTTTTATCATCTCCAGATTCAATTCTGTGCAG GCTAGTGTCCCCGATGATGATCCGACTGATCATCCTTTGGATAAAGTTGAAGTTCTGCAGGATGAACTGGATTGCTTTCCTTACCTATGCAGATTTCAG TATGAAAGAACTGGCACGTATATAATAAACACAATGGAGCCTCTTCTGCAATCATATAGG GAAAGAGCGCACCAACAGTTTGCTGACAATTCCGAACTGACACTTATTGAAGCGAAATTGTCATGGCTTGTTCATATTGTTGCCGCTATTGTTAAAATCAAGCAGTGCAGCGGTTGTAG TGTGGAGACGCAAGAGGTGCTTGATGCTGAACTCTCTGCTCGTGTTTTGCAGCTAGTAAATGTTATGGACAGCGGACTGCACACACAG AGATATGGTGAAATAAGTAAACAAAGGCTTGATCGTGCCATTCTTACATTCTTCCAGAATTTCCGGAAGTCTTACGTTGGTGATCAGGCCATGCATTCATCAAAA CAGTTGTATGAAAGATTGAAAGAACTCCTTGGGCTCCACGATCATCTAGTGTTGCTGAACCTTATTGTTGGCAAGATTGCTACAAACTTAAAATGTTATGCAGAG AGTGAAGAAGTTATTAGTCACACGCTAAGTTTATTTCTGGAGTTGGCATCTGG ATATATGACCGGAAAGCTGCTTTTAAAGCTGGACACAGTGACCTTTATTATTTCTAACCACACA AGGGAGCAGTTTCCATTCTTAGAGGAGTACAGATGCTCTCGCAGCAGAACAACGTTTTACTACACAATTGGCTGGCTGATTTTCATGGAGGATAGCTCAATAAAGTTTAAAACTTCGATGGAACCACTTCTTCAG GTTTTCCGCACCCTGGAACTAACACCAGATTCCATGTTTCGCACTGATGCTGTGAAGTTCGCTGTGATCGGGTTGATGCGGGATTTAAGAGGAATTACAATGGCTACTAGCAG TCGGAGAAGCTATGGTCTTTTGTTTGACTGGCTCTATCCTGCACACATGCCACTTCTTTTGAGAGGGATCTCACATTGGTTCGACACACCAGAG GTTACGACTCCGTTGTTGAAGTTCATGGCTGAGTTTGTGCATAACAAAACCCAGCGCCTTActtttgattcttcttctccaaatGGCATCCTGCTTTTCCGGGAAGTCAGTAAATTGATTGTGGCTTATGGTTCAAGGATTTTAGCCCTTCCAAATGTTGCGGATATATACGCCTATAAATACAAGGGGATCTGGGTTTCACTGACTATTCTATCAAGAG CGCTTTCGGGGAATTATTGCAATTTTGGTGTGTTTGAACTCTATGGCGATCGGGCTCTTGCGGATGCACTTGATATCGCATTGAAGATGACCCTGGCAATACCCTTGGCCGATATATTAGCATATCGCAAG CTTACAAAGGCATACTTTGGATTCGTCGAGGTCCTGTGTGGCAGTCATATAACCTTTATATTGAAACTGGATACTGCCACTTTTATGCATCTCGTAGGCTCTCTTGAATCTGGACTCAAGGGGTTGGACACGAGTATTTCATCACAA TGTGCAGTAGCTGTAGATAATCTTGCTACGTATTATTTCAACAACATCACAATGGGTGAAGCACCTACTTCCCCAGCTGCTATTCGTTTTGCACAGCACATTGCAGACTGCCCTAGCTTGTTCCCCGAG ATATTGAAGACGCTGTTTGAAATAGTTTTGTTCGAAGATTGTGGC
- the LOC103850606 gene encoding exportin-7 isoform X2 produces MQNSASLPMESLAQLEALCERLYNSQDSAERAHAENSLRCFSVNTDYISQCQYILDNSSKPYSLMLASSSLLKQVTDHTLPLNLRLDIRAYIVNYLATRGPKMQPFVIASLIQLLCRLTKFGWLDDDRFRDVVKESTNFLEQGSSDHYSIGLRILDQLVQEMNQPNPGLPSTRHRRVACNFRDQSLFQIFRIALTSLSYLRNDATGRLQELALSLSLRCVSFDFVGTSIDESTEEFGTVQIPTSWRSVLEDSSTLQIFFDYYGSTESPLSKEALECLVRLASVRRSLFTNDATRSTFLAHLMTGTREILQTGKGLADHDNYHVFCRLLGRFRLNYQLSELVKMDGYGEWIQLVAEFTLKSLQSWQWASSSVYYLLGMWSRLVASVPYLKGDSPSLLDEFVPKITEGFIISRFNSVQASVPDDDPTDHPLDKVEVLQDELDCFPYLCRFQYERTGTYIINTMEPLLQSYRERAHQQFADNSELTLIEAKLSWLVHIVAAIVKIKQCSGCSVETQEVLDAELSARVLQLVNVMDSGLHTQRYGEISKQRLDRAILTFFQNFRKSYVGDQAMHSSKLYERLKELLGLHDHLVLLNLIVGKIATNLKCYAESEEVISHTLSLFLELASGYMTGKLLLKLDTVTFIISNHTREQFPFLEEYRCSRSRTTFYYTIGWLIFMEDSSIKFKTSMEPLLQVFRTLELTPDSMFRTDAVKFAVIGLMRDLRGITMATSSRRSYGLLFDWLYPAHMPLLLRGISHWFDTPEVTTPLLKFMAEFVHNKTQRLTFDSSSPNGILLFREVSKLIVAYGSRILALPNVADIYAYKYKGIWVSLTILSRALSGNYCNFGVFELYGDRALADALDIALKMTLAIPLADILAYRKLTKAYFGFVEVLCGSHITFILKLDTATFMHLVGSLESGLKGLDTSISSQCAVAVDNLATYYFNNITMGEAPTSPAAIRFAQHIADCPSLFPEILKTLFEIVLFEDCGNQWSLSRPMLSLILISEQIFSDLKAKILSSQPVDQHQRLSACFDSLMTDISRGLDQKNRDKFTQNLTLFRHEFRVK; encoded by the exons ATGCAGA ATTCTGCGTCGTTACCGATGGAGAGCTTGGCGCAACTTGAGGCATTATGCGAGAGATTGTACAACTCACAGGATTCAGCTGAGAGGGCTCACGCTGAAAATAGTCTGAGATGCTTTTCCGTGAATACGGATTATATATCACAATGTCAATACATTCTCGACAATTCGTCAAAACCTTATTCCTTGATGCTCGCTAGCTCGAGTTTGTTGAAGCAAGTGACGGATCACACCCTGCCGCTGAATCTTCGCCTTGATATAA GGGCTTATATAGTGAATTATCTGGCTACAAGAGGACCGAAGATGCAACCATTTGTTATTGCTTCGCTCATTCAACTGCTTTGCCGGCTCACAAAGTTTGGATGGTTAGATGATGATAGATTCAGGGATGTGGTTAAGGAATCAACAAACTTCTTGGAACAG GGTTCCTCGGATCACTATTCTATTGGATTAAGAATTCTGGATCAACTTGTGCAGGAGATGAATCAG CCTAATCCAGGGCTGCCGTCCACACGTCACCGGAGGGTTGCCTGCAACTTTAGGGATCAATCCTTATTTCAAATATTCCGAATAGCTTTGACTTCATTAAGCTATCTGAGAAATGATG CTACTGGGCGTTTACAAGAATTGGCGCTTTCCCTTTCACTGAGGTGTGTATCGTTTGATTTCGTTGGAACTTCAATTGATGAAAGCACAGAAGAGTTTGGCACAGTTCAG ATTCCAACGTCGTGGAGGTCAGTATTGGAGGATTCCTCCACGCTGCAGATATTTTTCGATTATTATGGTAGTACAGAGTCACCTCTTTCGAAAGAG GCACTTGAGTGCTTGGTGCGATTGGCTTCTGTAAGACGTTCTCTGTTCACAAATGATGCTACCCGCTCTACGTTTTTAGCCCATTTGATGACTGGAACCAGAGAAATTCTTCAAACAGGAAAAG GTCTTGCTGATCATGATAATTACCATGTGTTCTGCCGTCTACTTGGGCGTTTTAGGTTGAATTACCAG CTTTCGGAGCTTGTGAAGATGGATGGCTACGGTGAGTGGATACAGTTGGTGGCAGAGTTTACACTAAAATCTCTCCAGTCATGGCAG TGGGCCAGCAGCAGCGTGTACTACCTTCTAGGAATGTGGTCCAGATTAGTAGCATCTGTCCCATACTTGAAGGGTGATTCACCAAGTCTACTAGATGAATTTGTACCTAAAATTACAGAAGGTTTTATCATCTCCAGATTCAATTCTGTGCAG GCTAGTGTCCCCGATGATGATCCGACTGATCATCCTTTGGATAAAGTTGAAGTTCTGCAGGATGAACTGGATTGCTTTCCTTACCTATGCAGATTTCAG TATGAAAGAACTGGCACGTATATAATAAACACAATGGAGCCTCTTCTGCAATCATATAGG GAAAGAGCGCACCAACAGTTTGCTGACAATTCCGAACTGACACTTATTGAAGCGAAATTGTCATGGCTTGTTCATATTGTTGCCGCTATTGTTAAAATCAAGCAGTGCAGCGGTTGTAG TGTGGAGACGCAAGAGGTGCTTGATGCTGAACTCTCTGCTCGTGTTTTGCAGCTAGTAAATGTTATGGACAGCGGACTGCACACACAG AGATATGGTGAAATAAGTAAACAAAGGCTTGATCGTGCCATTCTTACATTCTTCCAGAATTTCCGGAAGTCTTACGTTGGTGATCAGGCCATGCATTCATCAAAA TTGTATGAAAGATTGAAAGAACTCCTTGGGCTCCACGATCATCTAGTGTTGCTGAACCTTATTGTTGGCAAGATTGCTACAAACTTAAAATGTTATGCAGAG AGTGAAGAAGTTATTAGTCACACGCTAAGTTTATTTCTGGAGTTGGCATCTGG ATATATGACCGGAAAGCTGCTTTTAAAGCTGGACACAGTGACCTTTATTATTTCTAACCACACA AGGGAGCAGTTTCCATTCTTAGAGGAGTACAGATGCTCTCGCAGCAGAACAACGTTTTACTACACAATTGGCTGGCTGATTTTCATGGAGGATAGCTCAATAAAGTTTAAAACTTCGATGGAACCACTTCTTCAG GTTTTCCGCACCCTGGAACTAACACCAGATTCCATGTTTCGCACTGATGCTGTGAAGTTCGCTGTGATCGGGTTGATGCGGGATTTAAGAGGAATTACAATGGCTACTAGCAG TCGGAGAAGCTATGGTCTTTTGTTTGACTGGCTCTATCCTGCACACATGCCACTTCTTTTGAGAGGGATCTCACATTGGTTCGACACACCAGAG GTTACGACTCCGTTGTTGAAGTTCATGGCTGAGTTTGTGCATAACAAAACCCAGCGCCTTActtttgattcttcttctccaaatGGCATCCTGCTTTTCCGGGAAGTCAGTAAATTGATTGTGGCTTATGGTTCAAGGATTTTAGCCCTTCCAAATGTTGCGGATATATACGCCTATAAATACAAGGGGATCTGGGTTTCACTGACTATTCTATCAAGAG CGCTTTCGGGGAATTATTGCAATTTTGGTGTGTTTGAACTCTATGGCGATCGGGCTCTTGCGGATGCACTTGATATCGCATTGAAGATGACCCTGGCAATACCCTTGGCCGATATATTAGCATATCGCAAG CTTACAAAGGCATACTTTGGATTCGTCGAGGTCCTGTGTGGCAGTCATATAACCTTTATATTGAAACTGGATACTGCCACTTTTATGCATCTCGTAGGCTCTCTTGAATCTGGACTCAAGGGGTTGGACACGAGTATTTCATCACAA TGTGCAGTAGCTGTAGATAATCTTGCTACGTATTATTTCAACAACATCACAATGGGTGAAGCACCTACTTCCCCAGCTGCTATTCGTTTTGCACAGCACATTGCAGACTGCCCTAGCTTGTTCCCCGAG ATATTGAAGACGCTGTTTGAAATAGTTTTGTTCGAAGATTGTGGC